A single genomic interval of Nostoc commune NIES-4072 harbors:
- a CDS encoding NACHT domain-containing protein — MQPLPRNFLTDMAREHKLSPEQEEAFVELYSRKNECKLEVSEALHISENAFRTRMTAVYNKFKIDGKGPGKFYRLHNSLIQKYQKSNTSPIPSAPEINIDALVQEVREKIKPQIQKRCGTIRVLDMSQPIGLNDIYTSVNILEKIIGQQWLGIDELLQHCSSKDFDLLGLNRIFEKRVLGLQAVKKCSKLMILGKPGAGKTTFLKYLAIKCIEGEFQAGSVPIFVTLKNFAEAANQPGLLQYINEENGEEINPISSIQDVLTNGKVLFLLDGLNEVKEEDSNRVLREIREFCDRFSKNQFVMTCRIAAQEYTFEKFTEVEVADFDDEQILEFTNKWLKDKTVKSETFIERLKENKRIKELAASPLMLTLLCLAFEQSGDFPANRSDLYKEGIDTLLKKWDAKGGIERDGIYKKLSVQRKEDLLSKMALTTFEKGQYFFRQKAAEQYITEYIYNLRDANTDKAVLQFDSEQVLRSIEHHHGLVVTRAKRIYSFSHLTFHEYFTAREFVVVRQSSEEALQDLVSHITEKRWREVFLLAVGMSPSADRLLLLMKEKIDFIVADDQRLQEFLLWVKEKSLSVNFSHKPAALRAFYLSLSLSRNFSLSLSRYFSLSFSRYLCLDRTLSRTLYRYLSLSLSRSVSLSRSLDLSLDDLSLDLSLDLSLSLSLSLSLSLCRSPDLSRSLDLSRSLDLSRSLDLSLSLPLDPELKNLLQKLREQLPSKQDSEESQKWWLANGKVWCDELREVIIKYRNIGHDWHFSNEQKELLQQYYDANKLLGDCLNSDCDVSREVRQQIEDTLLLPIADIKQRQQ; from the coding sequence ATGCAACCGTTACCGCGTAACTTTTTAACTGATATGGCTCGTGAGCATAAGCTTTCTCCAGAGCAGGAAGAAGCTTTTGTAGAACTATATAGTAGGAAAAATGAATGCAAACTAGAGGTTTCAGAAGCTCTCCATATTTCGGAAAATGCTTTTCGCACTCGTATGACTGCTGTTTATAACAAGTTCAAGATTGATGGCAAAGGCCCAGGTAAATTTTATAGACTGCACAATTCTCTGATTCAGAAGTACCAGAAATCTAATACTTCACCAATTCCATCAGCTCCCGAAATAAATATAGATGCACTAGTCCAAGAAGTACGCGAAAAAATAAAACCTCAGATTCAAAAACGCTGCGGCACAATACGGGTGCTAGATATGAGTCAACCCATTGGATTGAATGACATTTACACCAGCGTCAATATATTAGAGAAAATCATTGGACAGCAATGGTTAGGAATTGATGAATTATTACAACACTGTAGCAGCAAGGATTTTGACCTCCTTGGACTTAACAGAATTTTTGAAAAACGAGTGCTAGGGCTGCAAGCGGTTAAAAAATGTTCCAAGCTGATGATTTTGGGTAAACCAGGAGCAGGTAAAACCACATTTTTGAAGTATTTGGCGATTAAGTGTATAGAAGGTGAGTTTCAGGCTGGAAGTGTACCTATTTTTGTCACTCTCAAAAACTTTGCGGAAGCTGCAAACCAACCAGGATTATTGCAATACATCAATGAAGAGAATGGAGAGGAGATAAATCCTATCTCTTCTATCCAAGATGTACTAACAAATGGCAAGGTATTATTTTTACTTGATGGGTTGAATGAAGTTAAAGAAGAGGATAGTAACCGTGTATTACGAGAAATTCGTGAGTTTTGCGATCGTTTCTCAAAAAATCAGTTTGTCATGACCTGCCGGATTGCAGCACAGGAGTATACCTTTGAGAAGTTCACAGAGGTAGAAGTTGCTGATTTTGACGATGAACAAATTTTAGAGTTTACCAATAAATGGTTGAAGGATAAAACTGTAAAATCAGAAACTTTTATCGAACGTCTCAAAGAAAATAAACGTATCAAAGAACTTGCCGCTAGTCCACTAATGCTGACCTTACTTTGTTTAGCATTTGAACAGTCAGGGGATTTTCCTGCAAATCGTTCTGACTTATATAAAGAAGGAATAGATACGTTATTGAAAAAATGGGATGCCAAGGGGGGAATTGAACGCGATGGAATTTACAAAAAGCTATCAGTCCAACGCAAAGAAGATTTACTCAGCAAAATGGCGTTGACTACCTTTGAGAAAGGTCAATATTTCTTCAGGCAAAAAGCAGCAGAGCAATACATTACAGAATACATCTATAATTTACGTGATGCTAATACTGACAAAGCAGTATTGCAATTTGATAGTGAGCAAGTTTTACGTTCAATTGAGCATCATCATGGGCTAGTTGTCACAAGAGCGAAAAGGATTTACTCATTTTCTCATCTGACATTTCATGAATATTTCACAGCTAGAGAATTTGTGGTTGTGAGACAGTCATCAGAGGAAGCGCTGCAAGATCTTGTTAGCCATATTACTGAGAAACGCTGGCGAGAGGTCTTTTTGCTGGCGGTTGGGATGTCTCCAAGTGCAGATCGGTTATTGCTGTTGATGAAAGAGAAAATTGATTTTATAGTGGCTGATGATCAGAGGTTACAGGAGTTTCTTCTGTGGGTAAAAGAAAAATCTCTTTCCGTTAATTTTTCTCACAAACCAGCAGCACTTAGGGCTTTCTACCTCTCCCTGTCCCTCTCCCGAAATTTTTCCCTGTCCCTCTCCCGATATTTTTCCCTGTCCTTCTCCCGATACCTCTGCCTTGATCGAACCCTCTCCCGAACCCTCTACCGATACCTCTCTCTTTCCCTATCCCGATCTGTCTCTCTGTCCCGATCCCTCGACCTCTCCCTCGACGACCTGTCCCTTGACCTGTCCCTCGACTTGTCCCTCTCCCTGTCCCTCTCCCTGTCCCTCTCCCTCTGCCGATCCCCTGACCTATCTCGATCCCTTGACCTATCCCGATCCCTTGATCTATCCCGATCCCTAGACCTATCCCTCTCACTTCCCCTCGACCCAGAACTCAAGAATTTGCTGCAAAAACTTCGAGAGCAACTACCCAGCAAACAAGACTCGGAAGAATCTCAGAAATGGTGGTTAGCTAATGGGAAGGTTTGGTGTGACGAATTAAGAGAAGTAATAATTAAATATCGTAATATCGGTCATGATTGGCACTTCAGTAACGAGCAAAAGGAATTGCTTCAGCAGTATTATGATGCCAATAAATTATTGGGAGATTGCCTAAATAGTGATTGTGATGTTAGCCGTGAAGTGCGACAGCAAATAGAAGATACTTTGCTATTACCGATCGCAGATATTAAACAGCGCCAACAGTAA
- a CDS encoding S8 family serine peptidase: protein MTKKLTWIIWGLSASCLSAPVIASALESALGTNGIDALRLHQAPYNLIGRKIAIGQVEIGRPGMFGWDKAVSKNRAISLAAVFLRNGPAKSNSGVDPHAYNVAGMMVSQDKALPGVAPGARLYSSAVGSTKSMGQPEECLSAQHIALQNGGDVRAINFSFGEPLTRDPRPEATLDGNALLTLCVDWSSRVHDVLYAIAGNQGKGGIPIPTDNFNGINVAFSSRRGGVFNKVDVANLAGANQGVSGRLAGKEFNLDDRRAIGLVAPGNNIPLLNPDGKANKVTGTSFAAPQVTASVALLQEFADRQIRTKQPHWSIDARHHQVMKAVLLNSADKIQDSGDGLLLGMSRTLIDKKNQSWLDSDAYKDPKIPLDAQMGAGHLNVFRAYQQLSSGQWQPSTTVPAIGWDYRTVNAGTSVDYILAKPLKQGSFVAVTLSWDRLVELNDKNKNQQYDVGENFRDRGLNNLDLYLVKANAQNSDAGAVCSSISQIDSIEHIFCPVAAAGNYKIRVQFRQKLNEVTQPYGLAWWSVPIN from the coding sequence ATGACTAAAAAACTAACCTGGATAATTTGGGGATTAAGTGCTTCTTGTCTGAGTGCGCCGGTAATTGCTTCGGCTTTAGAATCTGCTCTAGGAACTAATGGCATTGACGCTCTGAGGCTACACCAAGCTCCTTATAATTTAATCGGTCGTAAGATTGCTATTGGTCAAGTGGAAATTGGCCGGCCTGGAATGTTTGGGTGGGATAAGGCGGTGTCTAAAAATCGCGCCATTTCTTTAGCCGCCGTGTTCTTACGCAATGGCCCAGCTAAATCAAATAGTGGTGTTGACCCCCACGCTTACAATGTTGCTGGGATGATGGTGAGTCAAGACAAAGCTTTGCCGGGAGTTGCTCCGGGAGCGCGACTGTATTCGTCTGCGGTGGGTTCCACTAAAAGTATGGGTCAGCCAGAAGAGTGCTTATCAGCCCAGCACATAGCCTTACAAAATGGTGGCGATGTCCGGGCAATTAACTTTAGCTTTGGTGAACCTCTGACCCGCGATCCTCGACCGGAGGCTACTTTAGACGGCAATGCTTTACTCACTTTATGTGTTGACTGGTCTAGTCGCGTTCATGATGTTTTGTATGCGATCGCAGGCAATCAAGGTAAGGGCGGTATTCCTATTCCTACAGATAATTTTAACGGAATAAACGTGGCTTTTTCATCTCGCCGAGGAGGAGTTTTTAACAAAGTAGATGTGGCTAATCTGGCGGGTGCTAACCAAGGAGTGAGCGGAAGGCTAGCTGGAAAGGAATTTAATCTTGATGACCGTCGTGCTATCGGTTTAGTTGCTCCGGGGAATAACATTCCTTTGCTCAATCCAGATGGCAAAGCAAACAAGGTTACAGGTACTAGTTTTGCAGCGCCTCAAGTTACGGCTAGTGTTGCTCTGTTGCAAGAATTTGCTGACCGACAGATACGAACAAAACAACCACACTGGAGCATTGATGCTCGCCATCATCAAGTAATGAAAGCTGTATTGCTGAATTCAGCAGACAAAATCCAAGATAGCGGTGATGGCTTGCTGTTAGGAATGAGCCGGACACTAATTGATAAAAAAAATCAAAGTTGGCTAGATTCTGATGCTTATAAAGATCCAAAAATTCCCTTGGATGCCCAAATGGGAGCGGGCCATTTAAATGTATTTCGCGCTTATCAGCAACTTAGTAGTGGTCAATGGCAGCCATCAACAACTGTACCTGCCATTGGTTGGGATTATCGCACAGTCAATGCTGGAACGTCTGTTGACTATATATTAGCAAAACCGTTAAAACAGGGGAGTTTTGTTGCTGTTACTCTGAGTTGGGATCGATTGGTAGAACTCAACGATAAAAATAAAAACCAGCAATATGACGTAGGTGAAAATTTCCGCGATCGCGGTTTGAATAATCTCGACCTATACTTAGTAAAAGCTAATGCTCAAAATTCAGATGCTGGTGCTGTTTGCTCCTCAATCAGCCAAATCGATAGTATAGAACATATTTTCTGCCCCGTTGCTGCTGCTGGCAATTACAAAATCCGCGTCCAGTTTCGTCAAAAGTTAAATGAAGTGACTCAACCCTATGGTTTAGCTTGGTGGAGTGTACCGATCAATTGA
- a CDS encoding GH116 family glycosyl hydrolase, with product MTNQLSVKIPSCTWSRPIGLGWDKPYTVRYASNIDDGPWHGMPLGGFGAGCIGRSSRGDFNLWHIDGGEHTFKNVPACQFSVFESNSTSSQAYALSTQAPDDGTLKAWQWYPTTSTTEGTGNYHALYPRSWFMYENVFQAQLTCEQFSPIWAGNYQETSYPVAIFLWNAHNPTNAPITLSIMLTWQNMVGWFTNALKSPEVRVRDDGSPVYEYQPRWGESQGNYNQIVENTQQFGCVLGHVGSEALQEGDGTWCIATLKHPQVEVFHHTQWNPEGTGNEVWQSFAKDGSLPNYLDTTATENTQLGAAIALRFTLQPGETLEIPFVLAWDLPITEFAAGVNYYRRYTDFFGKSGNNAWAIASTALQEYQSWRSQIQTWQKPILDREDLPNWFKMALFNELYDLTSGGTLWSAASELDPIGQFAVLECLDYRWYESLDVRLYGSFALLMLFPELEKSVIRAFARAIPQGDDTPRIIGYYMTIKAESPIAVRKVAGATPHDLGAPNEHVWEKTNYTSYQDCNLWKDLGSDFVLQVYRDFLLTGADDVEFLADCWDAIVQTLDYLKTFDIDGDGIPENSGAPDQTFDDWRLQGVSAYCGGLWLAALEAAIAISDILLTHNLGDLGVLAVQKSTYETWLQQSLPIYQEKLWNGQYYKLDSKSGSDVVMADQLCGQFYARLLDLPDIVPSDRALSALKTVYDACFLKFCNGEFGAANGVRPDGSPENPKATHPLEVWTGINFGLAAFLVQMGMKDEAFKLTQAVVQQIYDNGLQFRTPEAITAAGTFRASTYLRAMAIWGIYLVIN from the coding sequence ATGACAAATCAACTTTCTGTGAAAATTCCCTCTTGCACTTGGAGCCGTCCTATCGGCTTAGGGTGGGATAAACCTTATACCGTTCGCTACGCAAGTAATATCGATGATGGGCCTTGGCATGGTATGCCTTTGGGCGGCTTTGGTGCAGGTTGCATCGGTCGTTCTTCACGGGGAGATTTTAATCTGTGGCACATCGATGGTGGTGAACATACCTTCAAAAACGTTCCCGCTTGTCAATTCAGCGTGTTTGAGTCTAATAGCACATCTTCCCAAGCCTACGCTTTATCTACGCAAGCGCCTGATGATGGTACTCTCAAAGCTTGGCAATGGTATCCGACAACTTCCACCACAGAGGGGACAGGTAATTATCACGCGCTATATCCACGTAGCTGGTTTATGTATGAAAATGTATTTCAAGCACAGTTGACTTGTGAACAATTTTCCCCAATTTGGGCAGGTAATTATCAAGAAACTAGCTACCCTGTGGCAATATTCCTCTGGAATGCCCACAACCCTACAAATGCACCCATTACTCTCAGTATTATGCTCACTTGGCAAAATATGGTGGGCTGGTTTACAAACGCTCTAAAATCTCCTGAAGTGCGGGTGCGCGATGATGGTAGTCCGGTTTACGAATACCAACCGCGCTGGGGCGAAAGTCAAGGAAACTATAATCAAATAGTTGAAAATACACAACAGTTTGGCTGTGTTTTAGGTCATGTTGGTAGTGAGGCTTTGCAAGAAGGTGACGGAACTTGGTGTATTGCGACGCTGAAGCATCCCCAGGTGGAAGTATTTCACCACACCCAATGGAATCCTGAAGGAACTGGTAATGAGGTGTGGCAAAGCTTTGCTAAAGATGGTTCTTTGCCTAATTATTTAGATACGACAGCAACAGAGAATACACAATTAGGGGCTGCAATCGCACTCCGTTTCACTCTCCAACCAGGCGAAACTCTTGAAATCCCCTTTGTCCTCGCTTGGGATTTGCCGATCACAGAATTTGCCGCCGGAGTCAACTATTATCGCAGATATACAGACTTTTTTGGTAAAAGCGGAAACAACGCTTGGGCGATCGCATCCACTGCACTACAAGAATACCAAAGCTGGCGATCGCAAATTCAAACTTGGCAAAAACCGATTCTCGACCGTGAAGATTTACCCAACTGGTTTAAAATGGCTCTATTTAATGAGCTTTACGACCTCACTAGCGGCGGTACTCTCTGGAGTGCAGCATCAGAACTTGACCCCATCGGTCAGTTTGCGGTGCTAGAGTGCCTAGACTACCGTTGGTATGAAAGTCTCGATGTGCGATTATACGGCTCTTTTGCCCTGCTGATGTTGTTTCCAGAACTAGAAAAGTCGGTAATCAGGGCATTTGCACGGGCGATTCCTCAAGGTGATGATACACCCAGGATAATTGGCTATTACATGACAATTAAGGCAGAAAGCCCGATCGCAGTTCGCAAAGTTGCAGGTGCAACACCCCACGATTTAGGCGCACCCAATGAACATGTTTGGGAGAAAACCAACTACACCAGCTATCAAGACTGCAATTTGTGGAAAGATTTGGGTAGTGATTTTGTCTTGCAAGTATACCGTGATTTCTTGCTCACGGGTGCTGACGATGTAGAATTCTTAGCAGATTGCTGGGATGCGATCGTTCAAACCCTTGACTACCTAAAAACCTTTGACATTGATGGCGATGGGATTCCCGAAAATTCTGGTGCGCCTGACCAAACCTTTGATGATTGGCGGTTACAGGGTGTCAGCGCCTATTGTGGTGGGTTATGGTTAGCGGCGCTAGAGGCTGCGATCGCAATTAGCGATATTCTATTAACTCATAACCTTGGCGATCTTGGCGTCTTGGCGGTTCAAAAATCCACTTATGAAACTTGGTTACAACAATCTCTTCCTATCTACCAAGAAAAACTCTGGAATGGCCAATATTACAAACTTGATAGTAAAAGTGGTTCCGATGTAGTGATGGCAGATCAATTGTGCGGACAATTTTATGCTCGTCTGCTGGACTTACCAGATATTGTACCGAGCGATCGCGCTCTCTCTGCCTTAAAAACTGTTTATGATGCGTGCTTTTTGAAATTCTGCAATGGTGAGTTTGGTGCTGCTAATGGTGTTCGTCCTGACGGTTCACCAGAAAACCCCAAAGCTACTCATCCCCTAGAAGTATGGACAGGGATAAACTTTGGACTGGCGGCTTTTCTTGTGCAAATGGGAATGAAAGATGAAGCATTTAAGTTGACGCAAGCTGTGGTGCAGCAAATTTATGACAATGGTCTGCAATTTCGCACCCCTGAAGCTATCACCGCAGCTGGTACTTTCCGCGCTAGCACCTACTTACGAGCAATGGCAATTTGGGGCATTTACTTAGTTATTAATTAA
- a CDS encoding HNH endonuclease: MASRKIPDAIQQQVRQRASELCEYCHASEKWQYVLFTVDHVIPLSQNGKDTIDNLALACFHCNRRKSAKTKAIDPESGLEFPLFNPRESLWSEHFIWSADKLKINGLTQTGKATIAALNLNRERIVNIRAADKVVNRHPPPEDRIEDIS; encoded by the coding sequence GTGGCTAGTCGTAAAATTCCCGATGCAATTCAGCAACAAGTACGTCAGCGAGCCTCTGAATTGTGTGAATATTGCCACGCTTCAGAAAAGTGGCAGTATGTATTATTCACAGTAGATCATGTTATTCCCTTAAGTCAAAACGGCAAAGATACTATAGATAATTTGGCTTTAGCTTGTTTCCATTGTAACCGCAGAAAATCAGCCAAAACCAAAGCCATAGATCCTGAATCTGGTTTAGAGTTTCCTTTATTTAATCCAAGAGAAAGTCTCTGGAGTGAACATTTTATTTGGTCTGCTGATAAACTTAAAATTAATGGGCTAACACAAACTGGCAAAGCAACAATAGCTGCACTAAATTTAAATCGAGAAAGAATTGTAAATATTCGTGCTGCTGACAAAGTAGTTAACCGTCATCCTCCACCAGAAGATCGCATTGAGGATATAAGTTAA
- a CDS encoding HetP family heterocyst commitment protein — MNQDIAGISSNLDTTVKAQQFDKVVEAIIAGKYSWACVLMLRFAGYNPLHYIPYRTYNRLLKENSQTNRTKQQQSENIKMLKDSRPNYLEVVGKQKPESSQDISLKRCGVN; from the coding sequence ATGAATCAAGACATTGCTGGTATTAGTAGTAACTTAGATACAACAGTCAAGGCTCAACAATTTGACAAAGTAGTTGAAGCAATTATTGCTGGAAAGTACTCTTGGGCATGTGTTTTAATGCTACGTTTTGCTGGTTATAATCCTCTCCATTACATTCCATACCGTACCTACAATCGCTTGCTCAAAGAAAATTCTCAAACCAATAGAACAAAACAACAGCAAAGTGAAAATATAAAAATGCTGAAAGATTCAAGACCTAATTATCTTGAGGTAGTTGGAAAGCAAAAACCAGAAAGCAGCCAAGATATTTCCTTGAAGCGCTGTGGAGTGAATTAA
- the bchM gene encoding magnesium protoporphyrin IX methyltransferase: MNAADDKTIVREYFNSTGFDRWKRIYGDGEVNKVQLDIRNGHQQTVDTVLGWLKADNNLPELSICDAGCGVGSLSIPLAVDGAKVYAADISEKMVEEGKDRAKQTLENAENPTFAVQDLESLSGSYHTVICLDVLIHYPQEKADEMISHLCSLAQSRIILSFAPKTCALSILKKIGSFFPGPSKATRAYLHREADVVKILESNGFSLQRKAMTKTRFYFSRLLEATRN, encoded by the coding sequence ATGAACGCAGCCGACGATAAAACGATTGTTCGCGAGTATTTCAATTCCACAGGGTTTGACCGTTGGAAGCGAATCTACGGCGATGGCGAAGTCAACAAAGTCCAACTAGACATTCGCAATGGACACCAGCAAACCGTGGATACAGTTCTCGGCTGGCTGAAGGCTGATAACAATTTACCAGAGCTATCAATCTGCGATGCTGGGTGTGGTGTCGGTAGTCTCAGCATCCCTCTAGCGGTAGATGGTGCTAAAGTCTATGCCGCCGATATTTCTGAAAAAATGGTGGAAGAAGGTAAGGATAGAGCCAAGCAAACTTTGGAAAATGCTGAAAATCCCACTTTTGCTGTGCAAGATTTGGAATCGTTAAGTGGTAGTTACCATACCGTTATTTGCTTAGATGTTCTCATCCACTACCCCCAAGAAAAAGCAGATGAGATGATTTCTCACCTCTGTTCTTTGGCACAGTCGCGGATAATTCTCAGTTTTGCGCCGAAGACTTGCGCCTTAAGTATACTCAAGAAAATTGGCAGTTTCTTTCCTGGGCCAAGTAAAGCAACTCGTGCATATTTGCATCGTGAGGCTGATGTAGTGAAAATTTTGGAAAGTAATGGCTTTTCATTGCAACGAAAAGCGATGACAAAGACTCGTTTCTATTTTTCCCGCCTACTTGAAGCTACACGCAACTAA
- a CDS encoding cation:proton antiporter domain-containing protein produces MALNSLTESPIVAFTILLTVIFTVPPIFERLRLPGLVGLLVAGILLGQNGLKLLNPDSETINLLSDIGKLYLMFVAGLEIDLEQFRKTRNRSMGFGTLTFLVPMIAGIATGRLFNFGWNSSVLIGSLLASHTLLAYPIVSRLGVVGNEAVTVTIGATIFTDTGALLVLAICVGIHGGEFSAMSLAILLGGLAIYTAVVLFGFDWAGKEFFRRSGDEQSNQFLFILLALFLASVGAQVIGVEKIVGAFLAGLAVNDVLGRSPVREKIEFIGSVLFIPCFFVDMGLLINIPAFIKTLSSIWLTLVIVVALIGSKFIAAFLAKLLYRYNTAELLTMWSLSLPQVAATLAAALVAYQTVNPAGERLISEGVLNSVIVLMLVTAILGPVITSRFASSLQLAQSDFETDSLTTWWQGNEDQEVEKNQYPFTVLVPIYNPQTQRYLIEMAALLASHESGKIVPLAITRAHIQMDDPQLVTALAQSRERLNLAKEISQEFEVEVLPAIRIDDDAALGISRTSREQNASLVVMGWSQTTGLRARLFGSVIDSVFWSSHCPVAVTRLLSSPKTIQRILVPVGDLTRQTIGALRFAQILADVNQAEVVLLHVSERKTPPNRVENFVSQLSDITSKSQLQVNTNIQTIRGDDIARTIIREAQSFDLAVLRSVRYRTAGGLAVSEVTTQLIRELKCSIVLLGEPHS; encoded by the coding sequence ATGGCACTGAACTCGCTAACAGAAAGTCCTATTGTTGCATTTACAATTCTCCTAACAGTAATCTTTACTGTACCTCCTATATTTGAGCGATTAAGGCTACCTGGGTTAGTGGGGTTGTTGGTGGCAGGTATATTACTAGGGCAAAATGGATTAAAGTTATTAAACCCTGATTCTGAAACTATCAATCTGCTCTCGGATATCGGTAAACTTTATTTGATGTTCGTGGCAGGTTTAGAAATTGACTTAGAGCAGTTTCGTAAGACTAGAAATCGCTCAATGGGGTTTGGCACCTTAACATTTTTAGTTCCAATGATTGCTGGCATTGCTACAGGGCGATTATTCAATTTTGGTTGGAATTCCTCTGTCCTAATTGGTTCTTTACTAGCCTCTCATACCCTCTTAGCATATCCAATTGTGAGTCGTTTGGGAGTGGTAGGAAATGAAGCTGTAACCGTCACGATTGGTGCCACAATTTTTACTGACACAGGTGCTTTGCTAGTATTAGCGATTTGTGTTGGAATTCATGGAGGAGAATTCTCCGCCATGAGTTTAGCAATTTTATTAGGTGGATTAGCAATTTATACTGCTGTTGTCCTGTTTGGCTTTGACTGGGCAGGAAAAGAGTTTTTTCGTCGCTCTGGGGATGAACAAAGTAACCAGTTTTTGTTTATATTATTAGCATTATTTTTGGCATCTGTTGGAGCGCAGGTAATTGGAGTTGAAAAAATTGTTGGTGCTTTTTTAGCAGGTTTAGCTGTCAACGATGTTCTAGGACGTAGCCCAGTTAGAGAAAAAATCGAGTTTATTGGTAGTGTTTTATTTATCCCTTGTTTCTTTGTGGACATGGGATTATTGATTAATATTCCTGCATTTATCAAAACCCTCAGTTCAATTTGGCTGACTCTAGTAATTGTAGTAGCTTTGATTGGCAGCAAATTTATAGCAGCATTCTTAGCCAAATTATTGTATCGCTACAACACGGCGGAATTGCTAACGATGTGGTCATTGTCACTACCACAGGTAGCAGCCACACTAGCAGCAGCCTTAGTTGCATATCAAACAGTAAATCCTGCTGGTGAACGCTTAATCAGTGAAGGTGTTTTAAATAGTGTGATTGTCCTGATGCTGGTGACTGCAATTTTGGGGCCAGTGATCACATCACGATTTGCTTCTTCATTACAGCTTGCTCAGTCAGATTTTGAAACAGATAGTTTAACAACTTGGTGGCAAGGTAATGAAGATCAGGAAGTAGAGAAAAACCAATATCCATTTACTGTATTAGTGCCAATATACAACCCCCAAACCCAGCGTTATCTAATAGAAATGGCAGCACTACTGGCTAGTCATGAATCTGGAAAGATTGTGCCGTTAGCTATTACTAGAGCACATATTCAGATGGATGATCCGCAATTAGTAACAGCACTCGCTCAAAGCCGAGAAAGATTGAATTTAGCTAAAGAAATCAGTCAAGAATTTGAGGTGGAAGTATTACCAGCAATTCGGATTGATGATGATGCAGCTTTGGGAATTAGCCGCACCAGTCGAGAACAAAACGCTAGTTTAGTAGTCATGGGTTGGTCGCAGACAACAGGTTTGCGTGCCCGTTTATTTGGTAGTGTAATTGATAGCGTTTTCTGGTCTTCTCACTGTCCAGTAGCAGTAACACGCCTGTTAAGTAGTCCTAAGACAATTCAAAGAATTCTTGTACCAGTTGGAGACTTAACGCGGCAAACTATCGGTGCTTTAAGGTTTGCCCAGATTTTAGCTGATGTTAATCAGGCAGAAGTAGTGCTGTTACACGTATCCGAGCGCAAAACACCGCCTAATCGAGTAGAAAACTTTGTATCTCAATTATCTGATATTACTTCTAAAAGTCAATTACAGGTGAATACGAATATCCAAACAATCAGAGGTGATGATATTGCTAGAACCATAATTCGGGAAGCTCAGTCATTTGATTTAGCGGTGTTACGTTCTGTTCGTTATCGCACAGCAGGTGGATTAGCTGTTAGCGAAGTGACAACGCAGTTAATTCGGGAATTGAAGTGTTCAATTGTATTGTTGGGAGAACCTCATTCGTAA
- the rpe gene encoding ribulose-phosphate 3-epimerase codes for MTQNLSQKPIVISPSILSADFSRLGDEIRAVDAAGADWIHVDVMDGRFVPNITIGPLIVEAIRPVTTKTLDVHLMIVEPEKYVEGFAKAGADIISVHCEHNASPHLHRTLGQIKELGKKAGVVLNPGSPLELIEYVLDLCDLVLIMSVNPGFGGQSFIPGVLPKIRKLRQMCDERGLDPWIEVDGGLKANNTWQVLEAGANAIVAGSAVFNAKDYAEAITSIRNSKRPTPELAKV; via the coding sequence ATGACCCAAAACCTATCTCAAAAACCCATTGTCATTTCTCCATCTATCCTATCAGCCGATTTTAGTCGTCTGGGTGATGAAATTCGCGCCGTAGACGCGGCTGGAGCCGATTGGATTCATGTTGATGTCATGGACGGTCGTTTTGTACCTAATATTACAATAGGCCCTCTGATTGTGGAGGCGATTCGTCCGGTTACGACCAAGACACTGGATGTCCACTTGATGATTGTGGAGCCAGAAAAGTATGTAGAAGGATTTGCTAAGGCGGGTGCTGATATTATCTCTGTACACTGCGAGCATAATGCTTCGCCACACCTGCACCGCACCTTGGGACAAATTAAAGAGCTTGGTAAGAAAGCTGGAGTTGTACTTAATCCTGGTAGCCCTCTAGAGCTAATTGAATACGTTCTAGATTTGTGCGATTTAGTACTGATTATGAGCGTCAACCCTGGTTTTGGTGGTCAAAGCTTTATCCCTGGTGTATTACCCAAAATCCGCAAGCTGCGTCAAATGTGTGATGAACGCGGTCTTGACCCTTGGATTGAAGTGGATGGAGGACTCAAGGCAAATAATACCTGGCAAGTTTTAGAAGCGGGAGCTAATGCAATTGTCGCTGGTTCAGCTGTATTTAATGCTAAAGATTATGCTGAGGCTATTACATCAATTCGCAACAGCAAGCGTCCTACTCCAGAATTAGCCAAGGTTTAA